The sequence aacaaataaGGTATGAATCAATTGTGtttattcttttatattttttctttttttattttcctcatttatttttgtttttaacaaaaaaaaaaaaaaaacataataatgtttaaattttttagattaattaatttaaaccCGAAACATATATAagtgtgaaaaaaaaaaaaaaaaaaaaaaacctaccTACccactcttttttttatttttaaaaatacaaacaacagtttttttttttttttctttttttttttcactttttacaattaaaaatacataacaatagtaataataataataatatttttaaaaaaaaaatattaaaaataataataatatatcgGCTGGTATTGGTTTgtttttattgaattattttttatttatttatttttattataaaattaattttttatttaattatttatttatttatttttattataaaattttttatcattatttttttttttttttaaaaaacataaaatttaaaaatattggtttcaatattaatttaagacactcaatctttttttttttttttttaaagttaaattactctttttaataaaaaatgtcaGAAAAAACTTTCACTCGTCAAGAAGTTGCTAAACACTGTTCATTAAACAGTTTATGGATCATTTACAATGATGATGTTTTTGATGTTACAAATTTTGTCGTTGAACATCCAGGTGGTGAAGAAGTTTTAAAAGGAAATGGtggtaaatattatttaaattattttatttcattttaaatttgaaaatattttttattttaaggggattttattttataaatattaaaaatttaaaaaatattttaaaatattataggTAAAGATGCAACTCAAGAGTTTGATGATGTAGGTCACAGCGCAAGTGCTATCGCAAAAATGCAATCACTCAGAATTGGTCGTATCGAAGGCGCTAAACCAAGAGAAGAGAAAAAgaaggaaattaaaaaaacaaccacaactacTAGCGCACCAAAACAACAAGAAAGTGCTGGTTTAGGTCTTTTAAAAATCCCATTAATTATCATTGTTTTAGCAATCGCTGCTTACTTTTTCATGGGTGACCAACAATAaacaaaaagataaagaaataaaataaaataaaataaaataaatttatatatcaACGTCACAACatcaccaataataataataataataacctcatctacaaaaacaaataaacaaacaaacaaaccaACAAACAACAAACCAATATAACCCTACAATAGTAATGTCAACAATAATATGGTAACACAAATAAACTcacttttataaataaaatcagtAACAATAAATTGAAGTGTGAAatgtaaaattttaaaaaattgactAGTTGTCAGTTTATTTCATATATTATGGATACATTATTTACCCCCagttatatattatatatatatttataaattatatatatatatatatatattatatatatatatatattatatatatatgatatatatttataaaatatatatatttaatgtatatttataaatatattatatgtataataaatgtgtgtgtgtgtgtgtgtgtgtgtgttggtgtgttgttgtattattttattttgaattgcaatctaatactaaaaatatcaaagttttttttttttgttttattattagaaaatccaatttaacttttttactATTACATTAATGGGGTAAATTGAGGTTTATATAGTTcgatttgtaaaaaaaaaaaaaattcaagtATTGTTGGTCTCAtactttttatattaaaaagtcGATTATTGGAATCAAACCCAATGACATTTTTACCACTTCAATTTTGTAAACTAaattaggtttttttttaaaaaaaaaaaaaaaaaaaaaaaaaaaaaagaaaattttttttttttttggtaaagcaaaattttatttttaaatttctatttttagaacataaaaaaaaaaaaaaattgctatatttaactttttttggtatattttttaataaaaaaataaataaataaatattaaaaaaggtaattatttttaggtttaaaaaagtttattgtCAAGTCAAACATTACCAAACAAAGTAAAAAGAAAGacatatttataaattttgaaatatggATTTTAatggtatttttaattaataattaattaatttaattaataaaatatttttaaaaaaggtcCTCACACAacactaaaattaaatttttaaatttttttttttttttttttttttttttttttggtgtaaaaatttaattttgttttttttttgccttTTGGAAAATTAAAGTATAAACtagtaaaataaataaataattattttttactatcaacaataattattatcaaaaaaaaaaaaaa comes from Dictyostelium discoideum AX4 chromosome 2 chromosome, whole genome shotgun sequence and encodes:
- the cyb5A gene encoding cytochrome b5 A, producing MSEKTFTRQEVAKHCSLNSLWIIYNDDVFDVTNFVVEHPGGEEVLKGNGGKDATQEFDDVGHSASAIAKMQSLRIGRIEGAKPREEKKKEIKKTTTTTSAPKQQESAGLGLLKIPLIIIVLAIAAYFFMGDQQ